From Ammoniphilus oxalaticus:
GATGAGTGTTAAGGTTTGTGATGAAGCGATTCAAATCCATGGCGGTTACGGATATATGAGAGAGTATGAGGTTGAACGTTTTTATCGGGACGCGAAACTGCTTGAGATTGGAGAAGGAACTTCAGAAGTGCAACGAATGGTAATCGCGCGGCAAATCGGTTGTTAATTGAAATCCTCAAAAACACACGATGGAGCATTCTTTCGTTGTGTTTTTTTGTTTGTAACAACCATTTACGTTAAAATAGGGGATAGCATAATCTTCTTTTTTATGAAAGGTGCGACGACAATGGAATTATCTCAACGATTAACAGCCGTGGCTCGTTATGTTAAACCTGGCAGTAAAGTAGCCGATATCGGATCAGACCATGCCTTTTTACCGATTCACTTGATTCAAAGCGGAAAATCAGCCTCTGTTATTGCGGGGGAAGTCAATCGTGGTCCGCTTGAAATGGCCCGAAAAAATGTGGACCAAACGGGGTTTTCCAAGCAGATTGAGCTCCGTTTAGGAGATGGCTTGTCTGTCATTGAGGACGGTGAAGTCGATACCGTTTGTATTTCAGGTATGGGCGGCACATTGATTACTTCCATTTTGGATGCGGGTATTGAACGCTTGTCGTCTGTTCAACAGTTAGTTTTACAGCCCAACGTAGCAGAAAAACAAGCGCGAAAATGGCTTTATGATCATGGCTGGGAATTAGTTGGAGAGACCATCTTAAAAGAAGAGGGAATCATTTATGAAGTGTTTTCGGCCGTTCGGGGCAACGCTAAAGCGCCATATCAATCACAACAGTGGCCCCTGGAGCAATGGTTTGAACTTGGTCCCTTCTTGTGGTCGGAGAAATCGCCGATTTATAAAGAGAAGTGGGAACGCGAATGGGGAAATACAAAGCGGGTGTTGAGCGATTTAAAACGAGCCAAATCAACGGAAATAGAGACAAAGAGAATGGAGTTAGAAGATCGTTTAAAGTGGATAGAGGAGGTTCTAACATGTATGCAAACGGTCAGACCATAATTCAGATGTTAGAGGCGTTTGCCCCGAAGCATTTAGCTGTGGAAGGGGACCGAATCGGTTTACAAGTAGGGACTTTAAATAAAGATGTAAAAAAAGTGATGATTGCATTAGATGTGTTGGAGGAAGTGGTGGATGAGGCGATTGAACAAGGTGTTGATCTTATTATCGCCCACCATGCTGTCATCTTTCGACCACTTACCCAGCTTCGAACCGATCTGCCGGCCGGAAAGTTATATGAAAAATTAATTAAACATGATATTGCAGTGTATATTACTCATACGAATCTCGATGTGGCGGTTGGCGGGATTAATGACTTAATGGCAGATGCCTTAGGTTTAACGCAAACCGAACCGCTTGATAACGTGTACACTGAACAGTTGAAGAAGGTCGTTGTGTTCGTCCCTAAAACACATAAACAACAAGTTTTGGACGCAATGGGAGCAGCAGGCGCGGGTTGGATTGGAAATTACAGTCATTGTTCTTTTCAACTTGAAGGGGTTGGCGCATTTATGCCGCGCGCAGGTTCGCAACCTTATTCGGGTACGCAAGGTAAACTTGAGCAAGTTGAGGAAGTCCGAATTGAAACGGTCATTACAGCGCGCATTCAAAATCGAGTCATTAATAGTATGGTTAAAGCGCATCCATATGAGGAAGTGGCCTATGATATTTATCCGCTGGAACAACCGGGTCAAAGTTTTGGTCTAGGACGGATTGGTTATCTTGAGCAGGAGATGAATCTTGCTGAATTTACCGAACGTGTTAAGCGGGTGTTCGATGTAAACGGAGCGCGTGTCGTTGGGGACTTGAATAAACGAATTAAAAAGGTGGCCGTGTTAGGCGGGGATGGAAATCGTTACGTTTCTAAAGCGATTTTTAAAGGGGCGGATGTTCTTGTAACAGGGGACGTCTATTATCACACCGCGCATGATGCGATGGCTGCTGGTTTGTCGCTTGTTGATCCAGGACACAATGTTGAAAAAATTATGAAAGAAAAAATCCAACAACTATTGCAACTAAATATAAAAGAGCAAAGTAAACGAACGGAAGTTGTCGTTTCGCGTGTCAATACGGATCCATTTACGTTTTTATAGGGGGATATAGAGATGGATAGAGAGAAGTGTAGTCAGCTAATCCAGCAGTCCCTTCGAGAAAAGTTGGATTTGAAGGTTTGGGAGATTAGCGTGGAAGAAGATCATGTCGTCGTAAAAAATGTGGACAACCCTTCGCTTGGATTTAGTCTATCGTTGACAGCTATTTTATCCAAAATGGAAAAAGGCCAGGAACAGGAGAAAATTGAACAGTCGGTTGCAAATATTGTGGAGATGACCAAAGCAAGTTTGCAAACAAAGTCGCTGCTCGGCAATGAACAATCCATTTTTCCAGTGTTAAGAAGCAACGGCCATCCAACGGAACAGCAAGGGAAACGATTTTTGAAGCGGGCGCATACAGCTGAATCATCGATTTTTTATGCGTTTGATTTAGGTAAAACATACGCGTTAATTGATGAGCAGATGTGTATAGATGCGGGTTACGATAAACAACAAATTCATACTTTTGCGATCCAAAATGTGAAAAAATTAGATACAACATACAATAAAGATGAAGTTGCTGGAAATACATTTTATTTTTTCAGTCAACCAGATGGTTATGCGGCGAGTCGCGTACTGAACGATGAGTTGCTCGCATTTATGCGACGAATGATGACGAAAGATATGGGAATCGCGATACCTCATCAAGACGCGCTTGTTATCGCGGATATACAAAATGACGCAGGCTATAACATCTTAAGTCGTCTCAATATAGATTTTTGCATGAGAGGCGATATCCCGATTTCACCTCTCCCTTTTATATGGACGGAGGATGAAAAGTTGGAACCGATCATGGTGCTCGCTAATCCTGGAGCTACTCCAAACGTTAGAAAAGAATAAGGAGTCAATATGGATCGTTCTTCCCGAATCAAGTTGTTAGATTGTGACGTTTATTTCGAGCATTTGAAACCAGAAGAAACGGATGCTTCGTTTTCATTTCTGCTTGTTCACGGGTTTCTCGGATCTTGTTTTTCATTTAGAAAGCTGGCTCCGCTGTTAGCCCAACGATACGATGTCTATTCGATTGATTTAGTTGGTTTTGGCGCGAGTGAAAAGTCTCAAACATTCCGTTATTCGTACTTCCAGTACGCATCGTTGCTCGTTGAGTTTATGAGAAAGAAAGGTTTAAGCAAAGTGATCCTAATCGGACATTCGATGGGAGGACAAATTGCCCTCTATACAGCAAAATTCTTTCCAAGATCGGTGGCAGGGCTAATTTTAATTGGGAGTTCGGGGTATGTGTTAAGAGCTCCCCGCTTGGCTGTTTCCTTATCATACTTACCGTTTAGTTCTTGGTGGATGAAATTTTGGATGCGACGTTATAAAATAGAAGAAGTGTTAAAAAACACACTTTTCGATGATTCGTTAATTACGCGTGAAATGGTTGATGCCTATCAAGCCCCAATGAAAGATCGGGATTTTACTTATACTTTGCTTGGATTATTGAGACATCGAGAGGGCGATTTAACGAGAGAAGAGATTCAGACGATTAAACAAGAAACATTGTTAATTTGGGGAGAACAGGATGAAATTGTTCCAATTCGGATCGGATTAGGACTAAGCCAGGATCTACCTCACGCCCAGTTTGCTTGTATTCCCGACACCGGTCATCAAAGTATTGAAGAAAAACCGCTAGAAGTCTTTAACGAGATTGAAAAATGGCTGCGTAAACTAAATTTACACTAAATGTGGGAGGTCATTATTTTGTCTATTATATTTTCTACGTATCCATCTTGAACAAGCTGCCGTAAGGCCAAGTCTTGGCTTGAGGAAAATGAGATTGAGTTTGAAGAACGTCGCTATATGAAGGATCATTATACTGTTGAGGAATTAAACGAGTTGACCTCTAAAATTTCCGTTGATGAAATTTTGAATAAGAGAGGCGTCGTTTATAGAGAAAGAAAAGAACAATTAACGGGGCTAAGTGATGAACAGTTGATTGAGGAAATGGCGACAGAGCCGCGGTTGATTCGAAGGCCTATTATCATCGCGGGTGACCAAGTGATTGTTGGATTTAGCGAGGAAAAAATGGAAAGCGTGTTAAAATAAACAATGGTTTGTTTTTTTAAAAAAAGGGACTTCTTAAGGAAGTCTCTTTAATCCTTGCTAATTATGGAAGGCTATGATATAGTTAGTAACAGATTCAACTAACTGGCGCGGGGTGGAGCAGTTGGCAGCTCGTCGGGCTCATAATCCGAAGGTCACAGGTTCAAATCCTGTCCCCGCAACCATAATTCTTTGTCCTCGAAGTGGGCAACCAACTAAAATGATTTTACATATTCACTTTTTATAAAAGGGATATTGGGGATCGGGACGTAGCGCAGCTCGGTAGCGCGCACCCTTGGGGTGGGTGAGGTCGCAGGTTCAAATCCTGTCGTTCCGACCATTTAAAAAATATACCGTTTAAAATGTAAAACCACTAAATTAGTGGTTTTTTTGCTGTTCAATACGATTTTTTACAAGTAAATGAGTATTGAGGTATGCCTTTTGAAAAATGAAAGATACTAAAAGAGATAAGTTAATTATCATTCATTTTAGAGAGGGTGGGTTTGCTTGGACATTAATCTGGATAGACCGATCGTTGGAACGAAAAGTATGATTGTAAGTCCGCACTATTTAGCCTCCATGGCGGGAAATTCAATTTTGGAGAAAGGAGGAAATGCGTTTGACGCGGCTGTCGCTGTTGCTGCATGTTTGGGGGTCGTTTATCCGGCAATGACAGGACCGGGCGGTGATTCCTTTTGGTTAACTTACTCGCCAAAAGAGGGAAAAGTCAACGCCTACAATGGAGCGGGAAGATCTGGTTCAAAAGTTACGAGGGAGTTATATGAAGGAGAAGAATCGATTCCTTTTCGCGGCATTCGGGCCGCCATTACCGTGCCAGGGCAAGTCGATGCATGGGATGCAATCATATCTAAATATGGAAAGCTTACATTGAAAGAAGCGCTGCAACCAGCGATTGACTATGCGTTAAACGGCTTCCCCTATACGCGTGATCAATACGTGAACACGAAGAAAAATCTAGACGTTTTATCGAAGATTCCAATTACGAAAGATACTTACACGCCGAACGGACAAGTTCCCCGAGTTGGTTCCCGTTTCGTTCAAGAAAATTTAGGTAAGAGCTTGCAATTGATTGCTGAACAAGGTCGGGACGTGTTTTACAAAGGAGAACTCGGCGATCGAATTATTAATTACATCCAAGAAAATGGCGGGTACTTAGTAAAAGAAGATTTTGAGAAGCATAAAGGATTTTGGACGGAACCCATTTCGACTACATACCGCGGGTATGATATGTATCAATTTGGACCACCTACACAAGGTTTGGCATCGTTAATGACATTAAATATATTAGAGAATTTCGATTTTAGTAAAATTGAACACGGTTCATTCGAATATTACCATCTACTTGTCGAAGCATTAAAGCTAAGTTTTGAGGAACGTAATGCTGAATTAACCGATCCAGAATTCCACAAGATTCCGTTGGATCGCATCTTAAGCAAAGAATATGCGCGACAGAAAGCTGAACAGATTCGTTCAAAAGCAAGTTCATTAGACAGCGCTTTTATGGGCGCGGATACAGCTTATGCGGCGGTTGTGGATGAGGAGGGAAATGCTGTTTCCTTTATCCTAAGTATTTATCATGAGTATGGATCGGGGATTGTCGCGGGGGACACGGGGATCCTGATGCAGAATCGAGGTTCTTTTTTCTCGCTTGATCCAAATCATGTTAATACGCTGGAGCCAAACAAATTTACGTTTACGACAATTATTCCAGCGATGGCGTGTAAAGATGGCAAGCCGTATATCCTATATGGTACGCAAGGAGGAGAAGGGCAACCTCAAACGCAAACCGCGATGATAACAAGGATGCTTGAATATGGCATGGATCCGCAAGAAGCGGTTAGCCAACCACGTTGGTTATGGGGACGAACGTGGGGGGTCGCGCGTCTAGATCTGAAAATTGAATCGCGTTGTTGTCCGAATACAATTCAAGCGTTACGTGATGCAGGACATGATGTGAATGTAGTAAAAGACTATGATGATTTTATGGGTCATGCTTCCGCCATAAAAGTCGATGATGACGGCTTCTTGCAGGGCGGTGTCGATCCACGTAGTGACGGAGCTGCAATCGGAAGATAAACCGATGGAATAGCGAACCACTTCAGTTAGCGCGCTTACTAACTGAAGTGGTTTTTTTGGTCATTATCATAGGCGCGCGGATAACCTTGACCTTATATATTTTATATGTATTAATATTCATATGATATTATAGTCCATAGAATACGGGGTTATTCGATGAAAATTTCAGTAATTATTCCGACCTTGAATGAGGAACAGACCATTTCGCAGACGGTTAAATCCCTTCAATCACAGCAAACAAATTATCCAATCGAATGGAAGCGCTGATCGTTCAACATACAGTCTGCCCGTCTCTCGTTCCGCAAGTGTTTCACTATAATGCTGAGTTAGCTTTAATCGTCATGGAGGACCTCCCCTCTTTTCAAATTTTACGGCAAGGTTTGATTGAGCTTAACCGATATTCGGCGCTACCGAAACATCTAGGTCAGTTTTTGGCTAAAATGTTATTCTACACTTCTCGTTTCGGGTTGGAAGAAGAGGAGCGAACAGCGAAAAGGGTTCAATTTATCAATCCCGAATTATCCCATATGACAGGAGGGGTAGTCTTTACTGATCCTTTTCAAGACGCGGAAATGAATCAATTTAACCCATTGATTCGTGAACAGGTTACTGAAATCTGGGAAAAAAGAGCTTTACAGCTAGAGGTCGCCAAATTAAAGGATCATTTTTTCACACATGCGCAAGCTTTAGTTCATGGTGATCTACATACAGGAAGTATTATGGTGAGAGAGGGAGAGACGAAGATCGTTGACCCCGAATTTGCCTTTTATGGACCAATCGGTTTCGATATAGGGGCGATTATCGGAAATATTTTATTAAATTACGCCTCGCATGAGGGGTATACGGATCAATCGCAAGCCCGCGCCGAGTATCAACAATATCTATTAGAAACAATCAGACAATTATGGATAGAATTTGAGCGGGAATTTGCGACGCTCTGTCGCGAAGAATCGAAAGAAGCCAGTGTATTGAACCTTGATTACTTAAACAATATACTTGTTCGTGTCCTGCAAGATACGCTAGGATTTGCGGGATGTAAAATGTTGCGTCGGGTGATTGGTATCTCGCGCGTGGCCGATTTAGAAGGAATTGAGGATGAACGTCGTCGGGCTAAAGCGGAAGTTCTTGTTCTAGAGCTGGGCGCGCGATTAATTGTACAGCGCCAAGCGGTAACGAGCGTGGATGGACTCGTAAACATCATTGTAAGCAGTAAAAAAATGTAAGAGACTTGACTGAATTCAGATTGGGTTATATAATGACACTACAAACAAGCGCGGGAACGTGGCGGTCGTGGCGAAGTGGTTAACGCATCGGATTGTGGCTCCGACACTCGTGGGTTCGATTCCCATCGGCCGCCCCAACAAGGGAGCATAGCCAAGTGGTAAGGCGCGGGTCTGCAAAACCTTCATTCCCCGGTTCAAGTCCGGGTGCTCCCTCCAACTCAGTACGTCTTGGCGTAATTGGGATTCCCGTTCAGCTTTGTTTATGTGTAGCGCGAAGTATTAAAATGTCCCAGTAGCTCAGTTGGATAGAGCAACGGCCTTCTAAGCCGTGAGTCGGGAGTTCGAATCTCTTCTGGGACGCCACTCTTATGAATAATGATTCCTGCGATGTTCGTAGCATTTTTATGTTTCGAACCTTAAATTTTGTTTCGGGATTCCGATATTTGATTTGTGGACGTTATGCCCGCGCTGCGGGAAAGCGGAAATGAACGTGAGGAGACCCACCTGTCGAGCGCAGGTTATGAAACAAACTAATGTTACGGCATACGCGGGATTTTACTATGTATTTAAAACTCATCGTTATTAATAACGATGAGTTTTTTTATTTGGCTTTAATCAGCTCTAAAAAGCCTCTTTCTAAAGTATGCGTAATTGACAAGCGTAACTCGCACATATAATAAGATTAACAGCGGGTTGTAATCAGATTGTCGATGAAAAGAGGAGAGGCAAAATGATAAAGAGCATAGGGGAGTTAATGAGCGACGATATCCAGGCGCAACGGGACCAAAATTTCCTCATTTATTATGATCGGCATGGCAAGCGAACCGAGACAAGTTATGCCGATTTTATTGAACGTGTTGGCTGTGTTGTTCAATTCTTAGATAAACAAGGCATTCGACGGGGGGATCGAATCATTACGCTCATGCAGAATAAAGTTGAACAAGTCACCATCTATTTCGCTGCATGGGCAATGGGTGTTTGCGTTGCGCCTGTCAATCTTGCTGAATCAGACGACCGTATTCGATTTATCGTTGAGCAGAGCATGGCGAGAGCTATTTTTGTTCAATCAGAAGCAAGCAACAAAGTGAAAAAATTGTTGATGCGAAATCAAGTTGAAACGAGTGTGTTTTCAGTTGAAGCAGATGACTCACGCCCTTTATTTGCGCAAGCAGGTCGAGAATGGAAGGCGCTGCTGAATAGTT
This genomic window contains:
- a CDS encoding alpha/beta fold hydrolase; this translates as MDRSSRIKLLDCDVYFEHLKPEETDASFSFLLVHGFLGSCFSFRKLAPLLAQRYDVYSIDLVGFGASEKSQTFRYSYFQYASLLVEFMRKKGLSKVILIGHSMGGQIALYTAKFFPRSVAGLILIGSSGYVLRAPRLAVSLSYLPFSSWWMKFWMRRYKIEEVLKNTLFDDSLITREMVDAYQAPMKDRDFTYTLLGLLRHREGDLTREEIQTIKQETLLIWGEQDEIVPIRIGLGLSQDLPHAQFACIPDTGHQSIEEKPLEVFNEIEKWLRKLNLH
- a CDS encoding Nif3-like dinuclear metal center hexameric protein → MYANGQTIIQMLEAFAPKHLAVEGDRIGLQVGTLNKDVKKVMIALDVLEEVVDEAIEQGVDLIIAHHAVIFRPLTQLRTDLPAGKLYEKLIKHDIAVYITHTNLDVAVGGINDLMADALGLTQTEPLDNVYTEQLKKVVVFVPKTHKQQVLDAMGAAGAGWIGNYSHCSFQLEGVGAFMPRAGSQPYSGTQGKLEQVEEVRIETVITARIQNRVINSMVKAHPYEEVAYDIYPLEQPGQSFGLGRIGYLEQEMNLAEFTERVKRVFDVNGARVVGDLNKRIKKVAVLGGDGNRYVSKAIFKGADVLVTGDVYYHTAHDAMAAGLSLVDPGHNVEKIMKEKIQQLLQLNIKEQSKRTEVVVSRVNTDPFTFL
- the mtnK gene encoding S-methyl-5-thioribose kinase, with protein sequence MEALIVQHTVCPSLVPQVFHYNAELALIVMEDLPSFQILRQGLIELNRYSALPKHLGQFLAKMLFYTSRFGLEEEERTAKRVQFINPELSHMTGGVVFTDPFQDAEMNQFNPLIREQVTEIWEKRALQLEVAKLKDHFFTHAQALVHGDLHTGSIMVREGETKIVDPEFAFYGPIGFDIGAIIGNILLNYASHEGYTDQSQARAEYQQYLLETIRQLWIEFEREFATLCREESKEASVLNLDYLNNILVRVLQDTLGFAGCKMLRRVIGISRVADLEGIEDERRRAKAEVLVLELGARLIVQRQAVTSVDGLVNIIVSSKKM
- the ggt gene encoding gamma-glutamyltransferase, with the protein product MDRPIVGTKSMIVSPHYLASMAGNSILEKGGNAFDAAVAVAACLGVVYPAMTGPGGDSFWLTYSPKEGKVNAYNGAGRSGSKVTRELYEGEESIPFRGIRAAITVPGQVDAWDAIISKYGKLTLKEALQPAIDYALNGFPYTRDQYVNTKKNLDVLSKIPITKDTYTPNGQVPRVGSRFVQENLGKSLQLIAEQGRDVFYKGELGDRIINYIQENGGYLVKEDFEKHKGFWTEPISTTYRGYDMYQFGPPTQGLASLMTLNILENFDFSKIEHGSFEYYHLLVEALKLSFEERNAELTDPEFHKIPLDRILSKEYARQKAEQIRSKASSLDSAFMGADTAYAAVVDEEGNAVSFILSIYHEYGSGIVAGDTGILMQNRGSFFSLDPNHVNTLEPNKFTFTTIIPAMACKDGKPYILYGTQGGEGQPQTQTAMITRMLEYGMDPQEAVSQPRWLWGRTWGVARLDLKIESRCCPNTIQALRDAGHDVNVVKDYDDFMGHASAIKVDDDGFLQGGVDPRSDGAAIGR
- a CDS encoding tRNA (adenine(22)-N(1))-methyltransferase; protein product: MELSQRLTAVARYVKPGSKVADIGSDHAFLPIHLIQSGKSASVIAGEVNRGPLEMARKNVDQTGFSKQIELRLGDGLSVIEDGEVDTVCISGMGGTLITSILDAGIERLSSVQQLVLQPNVAEKQARKWLYDHGWELVGETILKEEGIIYEVFSAVRGNAKAPYQSQQWPLEQWFELGPFLWSEKSPIYKEKWEREWGNTKRVLSDLKRAKSTEIETKRMELEDRLKWIEEVLTCMQTVRP
- a CDS encoding glycosyltransferase, coding for MKISVIIPTLNEEQTISQTVKSLQSQQTNYPIEWKR
- a CDS encoding DUF1444 family protein — translated: MDREKCSQLIQQSLREKLDLKVWEISVEEDHVVVKNVDNPSLGFSLSLTAILSKMEKGQEQEKIEQSVANIVEMTKASLQTKSLLGNEQSIFPVLRSNGHPTEQQGKRFLKRAHTAESSIFYAFDLGKTYALIDEQMCIDAGYDKQQIHTFAIQNVKKLDTTYNKDEVAGNTFYFFSQPDGYAASRVLNDELLAFMRRMMTKDMGIAIPHQDALVIADIQNDAGYNILSRLNIDFCMRGDIPISPLPFIWTEDEKLEPIMVLANPGATPNVRKE